One stretch of Amycolatopsis tolypomycina DNA includes these proteins:
- a CDS encoding ferritin-like domain-containing protein: MFGKRYTEQLIERSAENATDRRRFLKAAGAAGLGVAGAGALGTALSLGLGSAGATQQYGAQGGDKAKEAASDAAVLNFALNLEYLEANLYSFAAYGYGLNEKYVNGVGNLGKVSGGHGVKFKSEHTKQIVQEIAGDEVAHVNFLRKALGNGAVAQPEIDFQNSFTAAMQAAGVIKQGQTFDPFGSENNFLLAAYLFEDVGVSAYKGAAPLVNNKTFLDAAAGILAVEAYHAGIIRSALFERGLGDITNKMSDARDSLDGKADDDEGVIKDGKANLVPTDANGIAFGRSAERVLNIAYLNPDKVSSGGFYPRGLNGDIATSGAKEK, translated from the coding sequence GTGTTCGGAAAACGCTACACAGAGCAGCTGATCGAGCGCAGCGCGGAGAACGCGACCGACCGCCGCCGCTTCCTCAAGGCTGCGGGAGCGGCGGGGCTCGGCGTCGCGGGTGCCGGTGCGCTCGGCACGGCGCTGTCGCTGGGCCTCGGCTCGGCCGGTGCCACGCAGCAGTACGGAGCGCAGGGAGGTGACAAGGCGAAGGAGGCGGCGAGTGATGCCGCCGTCCTGAACTTCGCGCTGAACCTCGAGTACCTCGAGGCGAACCTGTACTCGTTCGCCGCCTACGGCTACGGCCTGAACGAGAAGTACGTCAACGGCGTCGGCAACCTGGGCAAGGTCTCCGGCGGGCACGGCGTCAAGTTCAAGAGCGAGCACACCAAGCAGATCGTCCAGGAGATCGCCGGCGACGAGGTCGCCCACGTCAACTTCCTGCGCAAGGCGCTCGGCAACGGCGCGGTCGCGCAGCCCGAGATCGACTTCCAGAACAGCTTCACCGCGGCCATGCAGGCCGCGGGGGTGATCAAGCAGGGCCAGACGTTCGACCCGTTCGGCAGCGAGAACAACTTCCTGCTCGCCGCCTACCTGTTCGAGGACGTCGGCGTGTCCGCCTACAAGGGCGCCGCCCCGCTGGTGAACAACAAGACGTTCCTCGACGCGGCCGCGGGCATCCTGGCCGTCGAGGCCTACCACGCCGGCATCATCCGCTCGGCGCTGTTCGAGCGCGGCCTCGGCGACATCACGAACAAGATGTCCGACGCCCGCGACAGCCTCGACGGCAAGGCCGACGACGACGAAGGCGTCATCAAGGACGGCAAGGCGAACCTCGTCCCGACCGACGCCAACGGCATCGCGTTCGGCCGGTCCGCCGAGCGCGTGCTCAACATCGCCTACCTCAACCCGGACAAGGTGTCTTCGGGTGGCTTCTACCCGCGCGGCCTCAACGGCGACATCGCCACCAGCGGTGCGAAGGAGAAGTAG
- a CDS encoding FAD-dependent monooxygenase: MRVLVAGGGISGTVTAMALRLAGHEPVVYEAYPAGGDDIGAFLTIMHNGMDALRAIGADRPVIDSSFAAYGVELVAPNGETVGRREFDTEGLGGFGGPRTLTRATLYRVLQEEAARRGVPLERGKRLVGARPGQDGITAEFADGTTGTGDVLVGADGLRSVVRGLIDPAADEPRYTGLTVVYGYTRAGGLPAAPGIYRMIRGSRAAFGFTTDPDGATFWFARIPDTERSREEIAAVTPAGWREFAHAAFDGDPLPCTDIIAATGDEVFGGHSYDVPETRIWSTPEMVLTGDAAHAASPAAGQGASMALEDSVVLAQCLRDLPDPASAFAAYEGLRRERVEKLVAASAGGDVGEERGWLYSHHIDWATKITV; the protein is encoded by the coding sequence GTGCGGGTACTGGTCGCGGGTGGCGGGATCTCGGGCACGGTCACGGCGATGGCGCTGCGGCTCGCCGGGCACGAACCGGTCGTGTACGAGGCCTATCCCGCCGGTGGGGACGACATCGGCGCGTTCCTCACGATCATGCACAACGGCATGGACGCCCTGCGCGCGATCGGTGCCGACCGGCCGGTGATCGACAGTTCGTTCGCGGCGTACGGCGTCGAGCTCGTCGCCCCGAACGGGGAAACCGTGGGGCGGCGCGAGTTCGACACCGAAGGCCTCGGTGGCTTTGGTGGCCCGCGCACCCTGACCCGCGCGACGCTCTACCGCGTCCTGCAGGAGGAGGCCGCGCGCCGCGGTGTCCCGCTGGAGCGCGGCAAACGGCTGGTGGGCGCGCGGCCCGGCCAGGACGGGATCACGGCGGAGTTCGCCGACGGCACCACCGGAACGGGTGACGTGCTGGTCGGCGCGGACGGCCTGCGCTCGGTCGTCCGGGGGCTGATCGACCCGGCCGCGGACGAGCCGCGGTACACCGGGCTGACCGTCGTGTATGGCTACACGCGCGCGGGCGGGCTGCCCGCCGCGCCCGGGATCTACCGGATGATCCGCGGCAGCCGGGCCGCCTTCGGGTTCACCACGGACCCGGACGGCGCCACCTTCTGGTTCGCCCGCATCCCGGACACCGAGCGCTCCCGCGAGGAGATCGCCGCGGTCACCCCGGCGGGCTGGCGCGAGTTCGCGCACGCGGCGTTCGACGGAGATCCGTTGCCCTGCACGGACATCATCGCGGCGACCGGCGACGAGGTCTTCGGCGGCCACTCCTACGACGTCCCGGAGACCCGGATCTGGTCGACGCCGGAGATGGTCCTCACCGGCGACGCCGCCCACGCCGCGTCCCCGGCCGCCGGCCAGGGCGCGTCGATGGCGCTGGAGGACAGCGTGGTGCTGGCGCAGTGCCTGCGCGACCTGCCGGACCCGGCGTCGGCCTTCGCCGCGTACGAGGGCTTGCGCCGCGAGCGCGTCGAGAAGCTGGTGGCGGCGAGCGCGGGCGGCGACGTCGGCGAAGAGCGCGGATGGCTGTACTCGCACCACATCGACTGGGCCACGAAGATCACCGTCTAG